GCCCCCCTTGCACCGCACCGCGCCCGACCCGCCCCCCGAGGCGGGCACGTCGCCTTGGGACGGCCCGGCGGCGACTTGACGGCCCCCCTTGCACCGCACCGCGCCCGACCCGCCCCCCGAGGCGGGCACGTCGCCTTGGGACGGCCCGGCGGCGACTTGACGGCCCCCTGCACCGCACCAGCTTGCCAGCCGGGCAGCGTCCGCTGGTAGCATCGCGACATCCCTTCCGAAGGACCGAAAGCCATGGCCGATCCGCTCTACGTCGCCCGCGCGGGCGATCTCTCGCTCGCCCTGCTGCCCAATATGGCGAATCGTCATGGGCTGATCACCGGCGCCACCGGCACCGGCAAGACGGTGACGCTGCAGTCGCTGGCTGAGCGCTTCTCCTATATAGGTACACCGGTTTTCATGGCCGATGTGAAGGGCGACCTGTCCGGCATGGGGGCAGCCGGCAGCGTGAGCCCGAAACTGCAGCAGCGGCTTGACCTGCTCGGCATCACCGATTTCACGCCCTACCCGAGCCCGGTCTGCTTCTGGGACGTGTTCGGCCAGTCCGGACATCCGATCCGCGCCACCGTCAGCGACATGGGCCCGCTGCTGCTGGCCCGCCTGCTCGGCCTGAACGACACCCAGACCGGCGTGCTGACCATCGTGTTCAAGGTGGCCGACGACCACGGCCTGCTGCTGCTCGACATGAAGGATCTGCGCGCGCTGGTGCAGCATGTCGGCGACAACGCAGCACAGTTCAAGACGCAGTACGGCAATGTGTCGACGGCATCGATCGGGGCCATCCAGCGCGGACTGCTGACGCTGGAAGAACAGGGTGCCGACCGCTTCTTCGGCGAGCCCATGCTCGACATCGCCGACCTGATGACGCACGACGAACACGGTCGCGGCACCATCAATGTGCTGGCAGCCGACCAGCTGTACAACTCACCCAAGCTGTACTCCACCTTTCTGCTGTGGCTGCTGGCCGAACTGTTCGAACAGCTGCCGGAAGTCGGCGACATGGACAAACCCAAGCTCGTGTTCTTCTTCGACGAGGCGCACCTGCTGTTCAACGACGCCCCACCTGCGCTGCTGGAAAAGATCGAACAGGTGGTACGGCTGATCCGCTCCAAGGGGGTCGGCGTGTATTTCGTTACGCAGAACCCGCTCGACGTGCCGGACACCGTGCTGGGACAGCTCGGCAACCGCGTGCAGCACGCGCTGCGCGCCTTCACGCCGCGCGACCAGAAGGCGGTCAAGACCGCGGCGCAGACCATGCGCGCCAATCCGAAGTTCGATGCCGAACAGGCCATCATGGAACTGGGCACCGGCGAAGCGCTGGTGTCCTTCCTGGACGAAAAGGGCCGGCCTTCGGTCGTCGAGCGCGCCTTCGTGCTGCCGCCGGCGTCCCGCCTCGGCCCGCTGACCGAGGCCGAGCGTGCCGCCATCATCCAGCACTCGCCGATGCGCGGTCGCTACGAACAGACGCTGGACCGCGAATCCGCCTACGAAAAGCTGACTGCGTCGGTGGCCGCCGGTACATCGGCGACGCCGTCATCCACTGCGTCTGCGCCGACCGCCGGCACGCCTGCCGCAGGCGACGGTGGCCTGCTCGGTGGTCTGAACGATCTGGTGTTCGGCTCGACCGGGCCGCGCGGCGGTCAGCGCGACGGCATTGCGCAGATGGCGGCCAAGACGGTCGCGCGCACCATCGCCAGTTCGGTCGGCCGCGAAATCATGCGCGGCGTGCTCGGCTCCATCCTCGGCGGGCGACGAAAATAGCCGCACCGCCTGCCGCCGCAGACGCCCGGCTCGGCATCTGGCTGGCCGTCATCGCGTCGGCCGGTTTTTCGCTGAAGGCCATCCTGGCCAAGCTGGCATATCCGCACGGCGTGGATCCGGTGACGCTGGTTGCGCTGCGCATGCTGCTGTCGGCACCGGTGTTCATCGTCGTTGCGTGGCGCGAAGCGGCGCGCGGTGCGCCGCTGACGGCCCGTGACTGGAGCACGGTCGTCGTGCTTGGCCTGTTTGGTTATTACGGTGCCAGCATGCTGGATTTCTACGGCCTGCTCTACATATCCGCCGGGCTGGAACGTCTGGTGCTGTTCACCTACCCGACGCTGACCCTGCTGATCGGCTGGCTGGCGCAAGGGCGCCGCATCACGCCGCGCGAAATCGTCGCCAGCCTGCTGTGCTACGGCGGCATCGCACTGGCCGTGGTACACGACATCGAAGTCAGCGGCGAAGCGGCGACCATCGCGCTCGGCTGCCTGCTGGTGTTCGGTTCGGCACTCAGTTTCGCCATCTATCTGACCGGGGCGGGCGCACCGATACGCAAGCTCGGCGCGACGCGCTTTTCCGCGCTGGCGACGCTGGTGTCCACGGTCGCCGTCGCCCTGCACTTCGCCGCAGTGCGACCGTTCGACGCGCTGGCGCAACCGGCATCGGTCTGGTGGCTGGCGGCGGCGATGGCGCTGTTCGCCACCGTGCTGCCGGTGTTCCTGCAGTCGGCCGCGATCCGCCGCATGGGCGCGCAAACTGCGGCGCTGGTCGGCAGCACCGGCCCGGTCATCACGGTGTTCCTCGCCTGGTGGCTGCTCGCCGAACCGGTTTCCGGGCTGCAGCTGGCCGGCACCGTACTGGTCGTGGCGGGTGTGCTGTGGGTCGGGCGCCGCTGAGCGTCAGGCAGCGAGCGACGGCAGGCTGGATTCGGTGTCGCCCAGCGTGAAGCAGAAGGTGGCGCCGGCGCCGGGTTCGGAACGCGCCCAGACGCGGCCGTTGTGGCGACGGATGATGCGCTGTACCAGCGCCAGACCGATGCCGGTGCCGTCGAACTCGCCGTCGCGGTGCAGCCGGTTGAACGGGTGGAACAGTTTGTCGGAATGGGCCATGTCGAAGCCGACGCCGTTGTCCCGCACGTAGATCACGGCCTGCTGGCCCTTGCCTTCGCTGCCGACTTCGATCTGCGCATGCGCGGTCGGGGCGGAGAACTTCCAGGCATTGCGCAGCAGATTGTCGAGCACGATGCGCAGCAGGCCGACGTCACCGGCGACCAGCAGGCCGGGCTGTATGCGGACGTCGCACTGGCGCGACGGCTCTGCGTTGCGCAGCACGTCAGTGATGTCCTGTGCCAGCGCGCTCAGATCGACCGGCTGGCGCTGCAGCGGCAAACGCGTGACACGCGCCAGTTCAAGCAGATCGTCCACCAGATGTTCCATGCGCAGCGCGGCGCGCAGGATGCGCTGCAGCGAATCGCGCGCACTGTCGGGCAGGCCGGTCACGCCGGGGCTGTTCAGTTCGGTGTCGAGCACGCTGGCAAAGCCGTGGATCGCACGCAGCGGCCCGCGCAGGTCGTGCGACACCGAATAGCTGAAGCTTTCCAGTTCCTCGAACGCGGCCTTCAGGCTGGCGGTGCGGCTGCGCACCCGCTCGTCCAGCTCCTGATTGAGCGCGCGCAGCTCTTCTTCGGCGCGCACCTGGCGGCTGACGTCACGCGCGCTGCCGCGGTAGCCGGCGATGTGGCCGTTGGCATCGCGCCACGGGCGGGCGGACAGCGCCATGATGCGCACGCTGCCGTCCTGCTGTCGCCAGTCGATCACGACGTCGCGGAAGCTGCGCACCTCGCGCGCCAGCTGCGCCGGATCGTCCGGCCGCTGCAGGCCGGGGCGGCGCATCGCGAACAGGCCGTCCAGCGTGAGCCCGCGCAGCGGCCAGGCGCCGTCCGAGGTATGCACTATGACGCCATCGATGTCGGTTTCCCAGAACCAGTCGGCCGCCGCTTCTGCAAAGTCGCGCAACCGGGTACGTTCCGCTTCCAGTTCGCTGATCTTCTTGTCCAGCTTGTCGCGCAGGCGCTCGGCATACAGTGCGTCGGCGTCGATCGGCACCGGCCTGATCGCATTGCGGCTCGCGGCCGATTCCAGTTCGAGGATGAGCTTGTCGATTTCGCACGGCTTGACCAGGAAGAGGTCGGCACCCAGCTGGTAGGCCAGTTCCTCGTCGCGCCGGTCGGTGAAGGTGGCGGTGTAGAACACGAACGGCACGCCCGACAGCTGCGGGTGGGCGCGCACCGCGCGGCACAGGCCATAACCGTCCAGCTCAGGCATAAGGATGTCCGACACGATCAGGTCGGGCGTGCCGGCGAGAGCCAGTTCGAGCGCCTGCCGTCCGTCCGTCGCGGCCTGCACCTGGTGGCCACGCGCTTCGAGCGCTGCGCTCAGCATCAGGCGTGAGTTTTCGTCATCTTCGGCGATCAGGATGTGCATCAGATGGCCTGCATCAGGACGTTTTCGATCTGCTCCATCACGCGCAGCGGATCGACCGGCTTTTCGATGTAGCCGTTGCAGCCGGCCGCCAGCACGCGTTCGCGGTCGCCTGCCATGGCGAAGGATGTGATGGCGATCATCGGGATCGGTGCACCGGTCTCGCCAGCGCGGATGCGGCGCGCCACTTCGAGACCGTCGATGTCGGGCAGCTGGATGTCGAGCAGGATGAAGTCGGGACGTTCGCGCAGCGCCTCGGCCACGCCATCCAGTCCGGTGATCGCGCAGCGCGTGGCATAGCCACCGGCATGCAGGATGAACGTGATCAGCTCGAGATTGTTCTCGTTGTCTTCGACCACCAGCGCCGTCTTCATGGCTTGACCCCGTCGCTGGCACGACCCGAGCCCTCGCGCGGCACATGCAGCGTAAAACGGCTGCCTAGACCCGGCGTGCTGCTGACCTCGACCGAGCCGGACAGCAGTTCGGTGGCGATCTTGCGCGTCAGATAGAGGCCGAGGCCCGTGCCAGGGGTTTTCACGCGCAGGTGGGAATCGATGCGTTCGAAGGGCTGGAACAGGCGGCTCAATCCGGCTTCGTCCACGCCGATGCCCGTGTCTTCAACACTGATGTCGAGCCAGTTTCCACGCACACACGCCTCCACAGTGATAGTCCCTTCGACGGTGTACTTTACCGCGTTGCTCATGAAATTCAGCAGGCATTGCAGCAGCCTGCGGCGGTCTGTCTGGACCATGATGCCTGGCGGCACCGACACCCTGATCTCCAGCTTCTTCTCGCGCGCGGCTGGCTGCACGGTCTGCACGGCTTCATCGACCAGCGCAGCCACTTCGATGCGCTCCTCGAATACGTCGATGAAGCCGGCTTCGATCTTCGAAATGTCGATCACGTCGGTGATCAGGGCGAGCAGGTGCTTCGCCGAACCATAAACCCGCTGCAGTTGATCCTGCTGGCGCGCGGTCAGTTCGCCCGCCATGCCGGCCAGCACGACACCGGTGAAGCCGATGATGGAATTGAGCGGTGTGCGCAGTTCATGCGACATCGATGCGATGAACATCGACTTGAGCCGGTCGAGGTCCTTCAGCTGTTCATTGGCCTGTGCCAGTTCGGCGGTACGTTCGGTGACGCGCTGTTCCAGCGTTTCGTTGGCCTCGCGCAGCGCGGCCTCGTTGCGCTTGATGTCGCCGATGTCGCGCAGCACGCTTGAAATGTACTGCACCTTGCCGCTGCCATCGAGATGCGCCAGCCGCACCGCCGACATCGGCACCAGCGCGCCGTTGCCTGCGCGCAGCATCGTTTCGCCGATCCAGATGCCGTCGCGCAGCACGGTCGGCAACTGCACATCGATGTAGTGGCGGTAGCTGTCGGCCGGATAGAAATCGCGTGCCTGCAGCTGTTCCGGCAGTTCGTCCAGAGGCAGTCCGAGCATGCGGCGCGCCGCCAGATTGAGATAGGACACATTGAGGTCGGTGTCGACGGTGGACACGTAGTCCGGGGTCGCATCGAGGATTGCCGACAGGCGCGCCTGTTCCTGCTGGGCGAGACGCCTTTCGCGCGCCACCAGGAAGCGCCCCAGCTGCGAAGCCAGTTCGGCAGCGAAGCGGGCTTCGTCATGCGCCCACTCGCGTGTCCGGCCACGCTGCTCAAGGCAGACCACGCCGGCCAGCCGACCGTCGAGAAAGGCCGGCGCATCGAGCATGGCGGCGAGCCCTTCCCGGTCGAGGTAGTTATCGGCGAGCTGTGCGGTGGCAGGGTGCGCGCGCGCGTCGCCGGCAGTGATCGTGCGGCCGCTGCGCAGCGCCGAGAAGTAGTCGGGGAACGCCGCGGCATCAAGCACCTGGCCTTGCGTGTGGCCGCGCGCGATGGCCAGCTGGTCGATGTCGAACAGATCTAGGCAGACCAGTTGCCGCGTGTCGTCGTCGAGTCGCCACACGCTGGCGCGGTTGACCGACAGCGACGCGGCAGCGACTTCGGTCAGTGTGGCCAGCGCATCATCGTCACCGGCCGACAGCGCGGGGTCTGTGCTCAGGCGCATGATCGCTGCCAGCTGTTTGTCCTGCCGCTCGAGCCGACTGCGCTGTTCGCGCCGCGCGCGCAGATCGTCGGTCACGTCGATGAAGGTGGCCTGGATGGCAGGCTCGCCCCGCCACATGACCTGCCGGATGTAGGCGTCCAGCGTACGTCGCTCGCCGTCGGCGCGCGTCACACCCGCCTGCATCGGCAGGATGCGGCCGGACGACAGCTGGCGGCGGTTGCTGTCGCTGTCGACCACCGGCAGATCGTCGGCGACGATCATGTCGGCCAGGGAACCTTGCGCCATCAGGTCAGCCACCGACTGGAAGCCGAGCAGTTCAGCCGCCCGCCGGTTGGCGAACAGCGGCTGGAAGCGTCGATGAATCAGGATGCCCTGGATCGAGCCATCAAACAGGTCGAGCAGCTGCGCCTCGCGTGTGCGCGCCCGGCGCGACGCACTCGCGCGCTCGTTCAGCGTGATCGACAGGGCATAGGACGCGATCGACAGCGTGATGATGAAGGTCTGCAGCAGCAGCAGCGAGCGCAGCGGCGTGTCGTTGCCGAACGGCCCTGTACCCTGGCTCGTGCCCCAGAAGGCGAGCCCGTGCATGAGCACCAGCAGCAGGCTCATCCAGCGTACCTTGAGGCGGATGGCCGACAGCACCAGCACGGCCGGCAGCAGGAACATGAACGGCTCCGGGCCATCCAGCACGCGCAGGAAGATCGCCGCCGTGGTCAGCAGGGTCAGCGCGAACCAGGGCAGCACCTTCGGCAGATCGGCCGCTAAACGCTGCCAGTCCTGCCTGTCCAGCCAGCCGGCCACCAGCTGCACCGTGAGCACCGTACCTGCGAAGCTGGCGGCTGCATGCAGCGTCCAGTCCGACACATACATCGGCGCGCCCGGATGCCAGGCGAGCCGGGCGCCGTGCATGACCGACAGCAACAGCGCAACCGCGAGGAACCACATGTAGTGATCGGCGCGCATGCGCGGAAAGGGCTGCACCGGAAAATGGCGCAGCACCTGAGTGCCGGCGCCGGTCAGCAGACCGATGACGACTGCCGAGCCGAGCGCCGACAGCGGCGTCTCGCCGGCCTGCAGCGCCAGCGCGAGGTCGGTCAGCATGATGGCGGGCAGGTGACGCAGGCCGAACAGCAGCACGATGGCGAACGCCGCGCCGAGCGCCAGCTGGATGACCGGCGGCTGGCCGTCCGACAGCCCGAGCAGCGGATCGAGCAGCACGGCAGCGGCATAGGCAGGCACGGCGGCGAGCAGCGGAGCGATCTTCACGGAATGAGGCACGATCACGTGTCGGCGATAAACTGATCTGCATGTTAAGGCCGTTCCACCCCGGGCAAGTGTGCGGAACGAACGCCCGGCCGATGCGTCCACTTCAGCCGTGTAGGCTGCGGCCTGCAAGCCCTGACGATCCACCCTGGCGTTTTCACACACGCTGTCCACCCCACCTGATGACCTTGCGATGCGATCAATGATGCGGATGGCCGCCCTGTGCGGCGGACTTGTTCTGGCGCCTGCGCTTCCGGCTGCCTCCTGCGTGACGCCAGGCAGCTGGCTGGAACCGGGGCAGGGCGAGACCGAAAGTGCCGCGCTGATGCGGCGCATGAGCCGGCAATCAGTCGTACTGCTGGGCGAAACGCATGACAGCGCCGCTCACCACGACTGGCAGCTCGACACGCTGCGCGCGCTGCATGCGCTGCGCCCGCGCATGGTGATCGGGCTCGAAATGCTGCCGCGCGGCGCCCAGCCGGTGCTCGATGCCTGGGTGCGGGGCGAACTGAGCGAGGCGGCGCTGTTCGAGCGCACCGACTGGAAGCGTGTCTGGGGCATGCCGCCCGAGCTGTACGCGGGCATCTTCCGCTTCGCCCGCGAGAAGGCGGTGCCGCTGCGCGCACTCAATATCGACCGCAAGGTGGTGCGCGAGGTGTCGCGGCTGGGGCTGGCCGGTGTGCCGGCGGCGAGCCGCGAAGGCGTCGGCATGCCGGCGCGCGCCCAGCCACCCTATCGCGACTGGCTCAGACAGGTCTGGAGCGACCACATGCCGGCCGGCAAGGCGGTGCAGGACGACGCCTTCACCCGCTTTCTCGATGGTCAGCTGCTGTGGGACCGCGCCATGGCCGAGGCACTGGCCGGCGCAGTACGCGAACAGCCGGATGCGCTGGTGGTCGGCCTGATGGGCAGCGGCCACGTCATCCACGGCTATGGCGTGGAACACCAGCTGCGCGATCTCGGCGTGCCCGACGTCGGCAGCCTGCTGCCGTGGGACGCTGACGGCGACTGCGCCGATCTGGTCGCCGGGGTGGCCGATGCGGTATTCGGCATCGTGCCACCGGCGCGGAGCGCGCAGCCTTGATGCGGGTGGCCGGCTGGCGTGCGCTTGCATTGGTCTTGTGCGCAGCGCTCCCCGGTCTGCCGGCGCTCGCTGCCCCGCAGTTCGACCTCACGGTCGGGCTGGAACCCGCGCAGGGCAGCCTGAGCGCGCGCGCGCTGATTGCGCTGCCGGCGCACGAGGCGATCGACCTGCGCCTTGATGCCCGCCATCGCGTCACGTCGATGCAGCTCGACGGCGGCGCGCTGCGTGCCTCGACCGAAGGCGGACTGCAGCGCATCCGCATTGCAGCGGCGAAGCAGCCACGCCAGCTGGAACTGCGCTGGGCCATCCGCGCCGATGCGCCGGACGCCACCGCCTCGCACCGCGACACGCTGACCGCCTTTGCGCCGCAGATCGGCGAAGCCGGCAGCTTCCTGCCGGCCGGCGGCGCCTGGTATCCACTGCCTTTCGACGACGCGGGCCCGCTGCTGCACCGCTACCGCCTGACCGTCGACCTGCCGGCGGAGCAGCGCGCACTGGCGCCCGGCGACCGTCTGGTCGACACGTTGCGCGACGGCCGGCGCACGGTGCGCTTCGACATGGCGCAGGACAGCGAAGGGGCTGACCTGATGGCCGGACCGTGGGTCGAAGCCGAGCGCAGCGTGCGCTCGATCGATGGCCGCCCGCTGACGCTGGCCACATTGTTTCACCCGGACATCGCCGATCAGGCCGACGGCTACCTGGACGCCGCCGCCGGCCATCTCGCGCGCATCGAACAGACCCTCGGCGCCTATCCCTACAGCCGCTTCACCATTGCGTCGTCACCGACGCCGACCGGCTTCGGCATGGCCGGCCTGACCTATCTGGGCATCGACGTGCTGCGTCTGCCCTTCATCCGCCACACCTCGCTGCCGCACGAAATCCTGCACAACTGGTGGGGCAATGGCGTCTATCTGGCGCTCGCGGGCGGTAACTGGTCAGAAGGGCTGACCACGTTCATGGCCGACTATGCGCTGCGCGAGGCCCAGGGCGACGATGGCGCGCGCGCCATGCGGCTTGACTGGCTGCGCGGCCTGTCGGCGCTGTCGCCGGCAGCGCACGGCAGCCTGGCCGGCTTTGGTGGACGCACGCATGACGCGTCGCAAGCCATCGGATATCACAAGGCTGCACTCGTTTTCCTGATGCTGCGCGATACGCTGGGCGCGACGGCATTCGACAGTGCGCTGCGCGACTTCTGGCAGACATACCGGCACCGGCGGGCCGGCTGGCAGGATCTGCGCGCGGCGTTCGAACGGGCTTCCGGCCGCGATCTCGGCCGCTATTTCGCGTTGTGGGTGGACGGCGGAGGGCTGGCTGCGCCCTCGATCACCAACGCCGTGGCCGGACCCGACCGTCTCACCGTCACGCTGCAGCAGCCGACACCACACTATCCGCTGGCGGTGCCGCTGCATGTGCGGATTGCCGGGGAGACGCGGGTCGAACGGGTGGCACTGCATGGTGCGCAGACACAGGTCAGCGTGCCGCTCACGGCGGGCTGCGCCGAGCTGGCGCTGGACCCGGATTTCCGTCTGGCCCGCCGTCTGGCGCCGGGCGAAGCACCGCCGGTGCTGCGCGAAGCCACGCTGGACGACGCGCTCGGCCTGACCGTTCTGCCCGGGGACGAGCGCCTCGCGACGGCGGCCCGCACGCTGACGGCACAGTGGCTCGACCGCACGCCGACCATCGTCGACGCTGCACAAGCGCCGGGCCGGGCGTCGCGCATGGTCATCGGCAGTTTCGCGGCCATGGACGGCTGGCTGGCACGGCACCGTCTGCCGGCGCGCGACCGGGACGGCGA
The sequence above is a segment of the Methyloversatilis sp. RAC08 genome. Coding sequences within it:
- a CDS encoding helicase HerA-like C-terminal domain-containing protein, which encodes MADPLYVARAGDLSLALLPNMANRHGLITGATGTGKTVTLQSLAERFSYIGTPVFMADVKGDLSGMGAAGSVSPKLQQRLDLLGITDFTPYPSPVCFWDVFGQSGHPIRATVSDMGPLLLARLLGLNDTQTGVLTIVFKVADDHGLLLLDMKDLRALVQHVGDNAAQFKTQYGNVSTASIGAIQRGLLTLEEQGADRFFGEPMLDIADLMTHDEHGRGTINVLAADQLYNSPKLYSTFLLWLLAELFEQLPEVGDMDKPKLVFFFDEAHLLFNDAPPALLEKIEQVVRLIRSKGVGVYFVTQNPLDVPDTVLGQLGNRVQHALRAFTPRDQKAVKTAAQTMRANPKFDAEQAIMELGTGEALVSFLDEKGRPSVVERAFVLPPASRLGPLTEAERAAIIQHSPMRGRYEQTLDRESAYEKLTASVAAGTSATPSSTASAPTAGTPAAGDGGLLGGLNDLVFGSTGPRGGQRDGIAQMAAKTVARTIASSVGREIMRGVLGSILGGRRK
- a CDS encoding DMT family transporter, encoding MAAPPAAADARLGIWLAVIASAGFSLKAILAKLAYPHGVDPVTLVALRMLLSAPVFIVVAWREAARGAPLTARDWSTVVVLGLFGYYGASMLDFYGLLYISAGLERLVLFTYPTLTLLIGWLAQGRRITPREIVASLLCYGGIALAVVHDIEVSGEAATIALGCLLVFGSALSFAIYLTGAGAPIRKLGATRFSALATLVSTVAVALHFAAVRPFDALAQPASVWWLAAAMALFATVLPVFLQSAAIRRMGAQTAALVGSTGPVITVFLAWWLLAEPVSGLQLAGTVLVVAGVLWVGRR
- a CDS encoding sensor histidine kinase, encoding MHILIAEDDENSRLMLSAALEARGHQVQAATDGRQALELALAGTPDLIVSDILMPELDGYGLCRAVRAHPQLSGVPFVFYTATFTDRRDEELAYQLGADLFLVKPCEIDKLILELESAASRNAIRPVPIDADALYAERLRDKLDKKISELEAERTRLRDFAEAAADWFWETDIDGVIVHTSDGAWPLRGLTLDGLFAMRRPGLQRPDDPAQLAREVRSFRDVVIDWRQQDGSVRIMALSARPWRDANGHIAGYRGSARDVSRQVRAEEELRALNQELDERVRSRTASLKAAFEELESFSYSVSHDLRGPLRAIHGFASVLDTELNSPGVTGLPDSARDSLQRILRAALRMEHLVDDLLELARVTRLPLQRQPVDLSALAQDITDVLRNAEPSRQCDVRIQPGLLVAGDVGLLRIVLDNLLRNAWKFSAPTAHAQIEVGSEGKGQQAVIYVRDNGVGFDMAHSDKLFHPFNRLHRDGEFDGTGIGLALVQRIIRRHNGRVWARSEPGAGATFCFTLGDTESSLPSLAA
- a CDS encoding response regulator, whose protein sequence is MKTALVVEDNENNLELITFILHAGGYATRCAITGLDGVAEALRERPDFILLDIQLPDIDGLEVARRIRAGETGAPIPMIAITSFAMAGDRERVLAAGCNGYIEKPVDPLRVMEQIENVLMQAI
- a CDS encoding ATP-binding protein; the encoded protein is MPHSVKIAPLLAAVPAYAAAVLLDPLLGLSDGQPPVIQLALGAAFAIVLLFGLRHLPAIMLTDLALALQAGETPLSALGSAVVIGLLTGAGTQVLRHFPVQPFPRMRADHYMWFLAVALLLSVMHGARLAWHPGAPMYVSDWTLHAAASFAGTVLTVQLVAGWLDRQDWQRLAADLPKVLPWFALTLLTTAAIFLRVLDGPEPFMFLLPAVLVLSAIRLKVRWMSLLLVLMHGLAFWGTSQGTGPFGNDTPLRSLLLLQTFIITLSIASYALSITLNERASASRRARTREAQLLDLFDGSIQGILIHRRFQPLFANRRAAELLGFQSVADLMAQGSLADMIVADDLPVVDSDSNRRQLSSGRILPMQAGVTRADGERRTLDAYIRQVMWRGEPAIQATFIDVTDDLRARREQRSRLERQDKQLAAIMRLSTDPALSAGDDDALATLTEVAAASLSVNRASVWRLDDDTRQLVCLDLFDIDQLAIARGHTQGQVLDAAAFPDYFSALRSGRTITAGDARAHPATAQLADNYLDREGLAAMLDAPAFLDGRLAGVVCLEQRGRTREWAHDEARFAAELASQLGRFLVARERRLAQQEQARLSAILDATPDYVSTVDTDLNVSYLNLAARRMLGLPLDELPEQLQARDFYPADSYRHYIDVQLPTVLRDGIWIGETMLRAGNGALVPMSAVRLAHLDGSGKVQYISSVLRDIGDIKRNEAALREANETLEQRVTERTAELAQANEQLKDLDRLKSMFIASMSHELRTPLNSIIGFTGVVLAGMAGELTARQQDQLQRVYGSAKHLLALITDVIDISKIEAGFIDVFEERIEVAALVDEAVQTVQPAAREKKLEIRVSVPPGIMVQTDRRRLLQCLLNFMSNAVKYTVEGTITVEACVRGNWLDISVEDTGIGVDEAGLSRLFQPFERIDSHLRVKTPGTGLGLYLTRKIATELLSGSVEVSSTPGLGSRFTLHVPREGSGRASDGVKP
- a CDS encoding ChaN family lipoprotein; its protein translation is MAALCGGLVLAPALPAASCVTPGSWLEPGQGETESAALMRRMSRQSVVLLGETHDSAAHHDWQLDTLRALHALRPRMVIGLEMLPRGAQPVLDAWVRGELSEAALFERTDWKRVWGMPPELYAGIFRFAREKAVPLRALNIDRKVVREVSRLGLAGVPAASREGVGMPARAQPPYRDWLRQVWSDHMPAGKAVQDDAFTRFLDGQLLWDRAMAEALAGAVREQPDALVVGLMGSGHVIHGYGVEHQLRDLGVPDVGSLLPWDADGDCADLVAGVADAVFGIVPPARSAQP
- a CDS encoding M1 family metallopeptidase, which produces MCAALPGLPALAAPQFDLTVGLEPAQGSLSARALIALPAHEAIDLRLDARHRVTSMQLDGGALRASTEGGLQRIRIAAAKQPRQLELRWAIRADAPDATASHRDTLTAFAPQIGEAGSFLPAGGAWYPLPFDDAGPLLHRYRLTVDLPAEQRALAPGDRLVDTLRDGRRTVRFDMAQDSEGADLMAGPWVEAERSVRSIDGRPLTLATLFHPDIADQADGYLDAAAGHLARIEQTLGAYPYSRFTIASSPTPTGFGMAGLTYLGIDVLRLPFIRHTSLPHEILHNWWGNGVYLALAGGNWSEGLTTFMADYALREAQGDDGARAMRLDWLRGLSALSPAAHGSLAGFGGRTHDASQAIGYHKAALVFLMLRDTLGATAFDSALRDFWQTYRHRRAGWQDLRAAFERASGRDLGRYFALWVDGGGLAAPSITNAVAGPDRLTVTLQQPTPHYPLAVPLHVRIAGETRVERVALHGAQTQVSVPLTAGCAELALDPDFRLARRLAPGEAPPVLREATLDDALGLTVLPGDERLATAARTLTAQWLDRTPTIVDAAQAPGRASRMVIGSFAAMDGWLARHRLPARDRDGEVVAWALRAPAGGTLALVAARDADALAKATRALPHYGQQGWVTLAGGRAATRGQWPAATVWTKTCVR